From one Malus sylvestris chromosome 1, drMalSylv7.2, whole genome shotgun sequence genomic stretch:
- the LOC126586676 gene encoding receptor-like protein EIX1 has translation MEGDGIGRLKKLFHALIAVLTLLQCVNSSLALGSNNISSRGVMRCIERERKALLAIKQKLVDDYNVLSSWGREEHKQDCCKWVGVHCSNRTNHVTQLNLGRERLDQAYSLQQKGDPQEIKYYLQGMMSPKLIELQHLKYLDLSEINFHGGQLPDFVGNLSNLRHLDLSCASFGGRVPSQVGNLTHLQFLDLSYNAFANVENLNSWLPLLSSLTYLDLSYNNLRNVPDWLEIVNNHPKLTNLTLAKCGLSSPPIHSSTLFNMNSSKSLAHVDLSNNQFTSPSIFVWLSNYNASLVHLDLSSNSLTGLIPQVFGNMSSLVYLSLSNNHIEGGIPQSFSRLCNLQELRLSNNTLNGRLSKLVQMLMSTCPNQNSLETLRLSYNHLSGSIPNLTNFSSLKGLDLYENQLKGTIPESIGQMSNLEYMYLDMNALEGVVSESHFSNLSRLTSLYLSSNSLALSFNSNWVPPFQLDTIVLGSCKIGPYFPKWLQTQNPSYLDLSDNKISGSISILCEAYNRLWFLNLSSNSLSGELPECLTHLGDLVILDVGDNKLSGHIPKWLGVSLQNLSTLVLSSNNFNGSMPPELCRLTNIQNLDVSVNNISGTIPKCLSTLTVLAQKGNSSPTRQYQINDTLADMHQTLEFKNTLGFLTRIDFSSNRLTGEIPSEITDLVGLVSLNLSRNKLTGELPVEIGKLQSLVALDLSRNQINGRIPTSLAQIHGLDVLYLSYNNFIGEIPTTRLQSFDPSVYAGNPQLCGPPLQNTCCDEEEKNEPITWGFYVSVGLGFFVGFWGVFGSLIFVRPWRYSYFRFLNVLNDWFYVKVVLIKRHFS, from the coding sequence ATGGAGGGTGACGGAATCGGGCGCTTGAAGAAACTCTTTCATGCTTTAATTGCGGTGCTGACTCTACTGCAATGTGTCAACTCTTCCCTTGCCCTTGGATCCAATAATATTTCTTCAAGAGGAGTGATGAGGTGCATTGAGAGGGAAAGAAAAGCACTCCTTGCTATCAAACAGAAGCTCGTGGATGACTACAATGTCCTCTCCTCATGGGGAAGAGAAGAACACAAGCAAGATTGTTGTAAATGGGTTGGCGTCCACTGCAGCAACCGCACCAACCATGTTACTCAACTTAATCTTGGAAGGGAACGTTTGGATCAAGCTTACTCACTTCAACAGAAAGGAGACCCGCAGGAAATCAAATATTATTTGCAAGGTATGATGAGTCCTAAACTGATTGAGTTGCAGCATTTGAAATATTTGGACCTTTCGGAAATTAACTTTCATGGGGGCCAACTTCCAGATTTCGTTGGTAATCTTTCCAATTTAAGACACCTCGATCTCTCTTGTGCTTCTTTTGGTGGTCGAGTTCCAAGTCAGGTTGGAAACCTCACCCACTTGCAATTTCTCGATCTCAGCTACAATGCCTTTGCTAATGTAGAAAATTTGAATTCATGGctccctcttctttcttctttaacaTATTTGGACCTGAGTTACAACAATCTTCGTAATGTTCCTGACTGGCTGGAAATAGTTAATAACCACCCTAAACTTACAAACTTGACATTGGCTAAATGTGGTCTTTCTTCACCTCCAATTCATTCCAGTACTCTTTTTAACATGAATTCTTCTAAATCTCTTGCTCATGTTGATCTCAGTAACAACCAATTCACTTCTCCTTCAATATTTGTATGGTTGTCAAACTACAATGCCAGTCTTGTTCATCTTGACCTCTCTTCCAACAGTTTAACTGGTTTAATTCCCCAAGTTTTTGGAAACATGAGCTCTCTTGtctatctatctctctctaaTAACCACATTGAAGGAGGGATTCCGCAATCTTTTTCCAGGTTATGTAATCTGCAAGAATTGCGCCTTTCCAACAACACTTTGAATGGACGGCTTTCTAAGTTGGTTCAAATGTTAATGTCTACATGTCCAAATCAAAACTCATTAGAGACTTTAAGACTCTCATACAATCATCTTTCTGGATCAATTCCTAATCTCACAAACTTTTCATCGTTGAAAGGATTAGATCTCTATGAAAATCAATTGAAAGGAACAATACCTGAAAGCATTGGGCAAATGTCTAATTTGGAGTACATGTATTTGGATATGAATGCTTTGGAAGGTGTGGTTTCGGAAAGCcacttctccaatctctctagATTAACATCTTTGTATTTGTCCTCCAATTCACTGGCTTTAAGCTTCAATTCTAATTGGGTTCCACCTTTTCAATTGGACACTATAGTTTTGGGGTCTTGTAAGATAGGTCCATATTTTCCAAAATGGCTTCAAACTCAGAATCCGTCATATTTGGATCTCTCTGATAATAAAATTTCAGGGTCAATTTCTATTTTGTGTGAAGCATACAATAGATTATGGTTCCTTAATCTCTCAAGCAACAGTCTCTCTGGAGAACTTCCAGAATGCTTGACACATTTAGGCGACCTAGTCATCCTTGATGTTGGAGACAATAAATTATCAGGACACATACCAAAATGGTTAGGGGTTAGCCTTCAAAATTTGTCTACCCTAGTGCTTTCCTCTAATAACTTCAACGGAAGCATGCCGCCTGAACTATGCCGTCTAACAAACATTCAAAACTTGGATGTGTCGGTGAACAACATCTCTGGAACAATACCAAAATGCCTCAGCACTTTGACTGTTCTGGCACAGAAAGGAAATTCATCTCCTACCCGTCAATACCAAATAAATGATACTTTAGCTGATATGCACCAGACATTGGAATTCAAAAACACCTTGGGATTTCTGACGAGAATTGATTTCTCGAGCAATAGATTAACGGGGGAGATTCCAAGTGAGATCACGGATCTTGTTGGGTTAGTTTCGTTAAACCTGTCGAGAAACAAATTGACAGGTGAGCTGCCTGTAGAGATTGGAAAGTTGCAATCATTGGTTGCCCTTGATTTGTCAAGAAACCAGATAAATGGCAGAATTCCAACCAGCCTTGCTCAGATACATGGTCTTGATGTCTTGTACTTGTCCTACAACAACTTTATTGGCGAAATTCCAACCACTCGGCTCCAAAGTTTTGATCCCTCTGTTTATGCTGGAAATCCTCAACTGTGCGGACCTCCACTTCAAAACACGTGTtgtgatgaagaagaaaagaatgagCCTATAACATGGGGATTTTACGTCAGCGTGGGGCTTGgtttttttgttggattttgGGGAGTTTTTGGCAGTCTGATTTTCGTCAGGCCATGGAGATACTCGTACTTCAGGTTCTTGAATGTCTTGAATGATTGGTTTTATGTGAAGGTGGTTTTAATCAAGCggcacttcagttaa
- the LOC126618935 gene encoding uncharacterized protein LOC126618935 isoform X2: MDNDDPSHRRRRFIPRVQPRKKLGSTAPTPDVGDGGDGGQETRQVQTLPSQHNERRRGVEKKSSLQVAFGPGGAGASSTSIRTFGAAKDGNDGKSGRVVLKDSDDDEQNLSTLRSASTEAETDVTMEDAIDPEAEPLQGVKNTECWDYENTYYPTTLPLRQPNSGDPEILNENEFGEDAEKEYDENTINPASELGLLEEKEQAKLLFIQLPSILPSTSKPAATAKGKEKVGSSTSLESTGAPEKGCSLEELPAGYMGKMLVSKSGKVKLRLGDTFYDVAPGSDSKFDQDVAVANTVEKKCTVLGELRQRAVVIPDVDSLLNVINRN, encoded by the exons ATGGACAACGACGATCCCTCTCACCGTCGCAGAAGG TTCATTCCCAGAGTCCAGCCACGCAAGAAGCTTGGATCAACTGCCCCCACTCC CGACGTCGGTGACGGCGGCGATGGTGGTCAAGAAACTCGCCAGGTCCAGACTCTGCCGAGTCAGCACAAT GAGAGAAGACGGGGAGTCGAAAAGAAAT CTTCACTGCAAGTTGCATTTGGTCCTGGAGGAGCAGGTGCGTCCTCAACTTCTATCAGAACATTTGGAGCTGCAAAGGACGGCAATGATGGTAAAAGCGGCAGGGTAGTTCTCAAAGACTCTGATGATGATGAGCAAAACCTCTCAACTCTTCGTTCAGCCTCTACTGAAGCTGAAACAGATGTAACCATGGAAGATGCTATCGATCCAGAAGCAGAACCACTTCAGGGTGTCAAGAATACAGAATGTTGG GATTATGAGAACACATACTATCCTACTACTCTCCCTCTCAGGCAACCCAACTCTGGAGACCCAG AAATCCTTAATGAGAATGAATTTGGGGAGGATGCTGAAAAAGAGTATGATGAGAACACTATAAACCCTGCTTCAGAACTCGGGCTGCTG GAGGAAAAAGAGCAAGCGAAGTTGTTATTCATTCAACTTCCTTCCATTTTGCCATCGACATCGAAGCCAGCAGCTACTGCAAAGGGCAAAGAGAAAGTTGGAAGCTCAACATCACTGGAGAGCACAGGTGCTCCAGAGAAGGGATGCAGTTTGGAAGAGTTGCCTGCCGGATATATGGGTAAAATGCTAGTTTCCAAGAGCGGAAAAGTCAAGCTGAGGCTAGGAGATACCTTCTATGAT GTTGCACCTGGTTCAGATAGCAAGTTTGATCAAGATGTTGCGGTAGCCAACACTGTAGAGAAGAAATGCACCGTTCTCGGAGAGCTACGCCAGCGAGCTGTTGTAATTCCTGATGTGGATTCCCTCCTAAATGTGATTAACAGGAATTGA
- the LOC126618918 gene encoding splicing factor-like protein 1 has translation MEAALQSNPNLPPPIESLDPHPPHSDFNPPPPAETLASDSNGPSQPPPTETLASYAQDSSTNPKTAAENGNSTNACKALAIMKPLLSENGLTNTTSGNEKDGSGGEEETTSRRRRRSRWDPQPESDNQSGGGETGSGTRKRKSRWADEEPKQAIQLPDFMGGIEFDPEIQALNSRLLEISRMLSSGLPLDDRPEGARSPSPEPIYDNMGIRINTREFRARERLNKERQEIIAQIIKRNPAFKPPADYRPPKLHKKLYIPMKEYPGYNFIGLIIGPRGNTQKRMEKETGAKIVIRGKGSVKEGRSQQKRDLKPDPSENEDLHVLVEADTQDALDAAAGMVEKLLQPVDEVLNEHKRQQLRELASLNGTIRDEEYCRLCGEPGHRQYACPSRTSTFKSDVLCKICGDGGHPTIDCPVKGTTGKKMDDEYQNFLAELGGTVPESATKQTATLALGPGNSTSSNPPWANSTGSASASSHPGLGSIGVKPVKDYDETNLYIGYLPPTFDDDGLIRLFSPFGDIVMAKVIKDRVTGASKGYGFVKYGDVQMANNAIASMNGYRLDQRTIAVRVAGKPPQPAAPPGPPASALPTYPVPQPVGAYPSQQFTAGGPLGNAPPTSYVGTPVPWGPPVPPPYAPYAPPPPHPPGSTMYPPPMPGQHMAPYGARYPPPPGAPPQPVTSSEAQQNYPPPGVQSEHNVSNQSLQSNMYGGSSAPMPPNGQHTYPAASYGYSSYYNAAPPPPPPPAHVPGSTADQSQNIGNVPWATSAPVPPHASSAERTTYGADAEYEKFMSEMK, from the coding sequence ATGGAGGCTGCTCTCCAATCAAACCCTAACCTTCCTCCTCCAATCGAATCCCTAGATCCTCACCCTCCTCATTCCGATTTCAATCCTCCTCCCCCTGCAGAAACCCTAGCCTCAGATTCTAATGGCCCGTCTCAACCGCCGCCCACTGAAACCCTAGCTTCCTATGCTCAAGACTCCTCCACGAATCCCAAGACCGCTGCTGAGAACGGTAATTCGACTAACGCCTGCAAGgcgcttgctattatgaagccGCTGTTGTCGGAAAACGGATTGACCAATACCACTAGCGGCAACGAAAAGGATGGCTCGGGCGGGGAGGAGGAGACGACTAGCAGGCGCCGCCGCCGCAGCCGGTGGGATCCTCAGCCCGAGTCGGACAATCAGAGTGGTGGTGGCGAGACAGGCAGTGGCACGAGGAAGAGGAAGTCGCGGTGGGCGGATGAGGAGCCGAAGCAGGCGATTCAGCTGCCGGATTTCATGGGAGGTATTGAGTTTGATCCAGAAATTCAAGCTTTGAATAGTAGGTTGCTTGAGATTAGTCGAATGCTGTCTTCGGGGTTGCCCTTAGATGATCGTCCCGAAGGGGCCAGGTCTCCTTCGCCGGAACCGATATATGATAACATGGGAATTAGGATTAATACTAGAGAGTTCCGTGCCCGTGAGAGGTTGAACAAAGAGAGACAGGAAATTATTGCCCAGATTATTAAGAGGAACCCAGCATTTAAGCCCCCGGCTGATTACAGGCCACCCAAGCTTCACAAGAAGCTTTACATACCGATGAAGGAATATCCCGGATACAATTTTATCGGACTTATCATTGGGCCGAGGGGTAATACCCAGAAGAGGATGGAGAAAGAAACTGGTGCAAAAATTGTCATTAGGGGTAAAGGTTCGGTGAAAGAGGGTAGGTCACAACAGAAGAGGGATTTGAAACCTGACCCTTCCGAGAATGAGGACTTGCATGTTTTGGTTGAGGCCGATACACAAGACGCTCTTGATGCCGCGGCTGGAATGGTGGAGAAACTCTTGCAGCCTGTCGATGAGGTGTTGAATGAGCATAAGAGGCAACAACTTAGGGAACTTGCGTCATTGAACGGGACAATAAGGGATGAGGAGTATTGTAGGTTGTGTGGGGAGCCGGGGCACCGGCAGTATGCTTGTCCATCACGTACTTCAACCTTCAAGAGCGATGTTCTTTGTAAGATATGTGGTGATGGTGGGCATCCAACCATTGATTGCCCAGTGAAGGGTACAACTGGGAAGAAAATGGATGATGAGTATCAGAACTTCTTGGCTGAGTTAGGGGGGACAGTTCCTGAATCTGCAACTAAGCAGACCGCTACATTGGCACTTGGCCCAGGCAACAGTACATCAAGCAATCCTCCTTGGGCTAACAGTACTGGCAGTGCTAGTGCATCATCACATCCAGGCTTGGGATCAATTGGAGTCAAGCCAGTCAAGGACTATGACGAGACAAACTTGTACATTGGATACTTGCCGCCTACTTTTGATGATGATGGTTTGATCCGATTGTTTTCACCATTTGGTGATATTGTGATGGCCAAAGTTATCAAGGACCGAGTTACTGGAGCGAGTAAAGGTTATGGTTTTGTGAAGTACGGAGATGTTCAAATGGCTAATAATGCAATTGCAAGCATGAATGGTTATCGCCTAGACCAGCGAACCATTGCTGTCAGAGTTGCTGGCAAGCCTCCTCAGCCTGCTGCGCCTCCTGGACCTCCAGCATCGGCACTGCCCACATACCCGGTTCCCCAGCCTGTTGGTGCCTATCCATCCCAGCAGTTTACCGCAGGTGGCCCTCTTGGGAATGCACCACCTACTAGCTACGTGGGTACTCCTGTTCCTTGGGGACCCCCTGTTCCTCCTCCTTATGCTCCTTATGCTCCACCTCCTCCACATCCCCCTGGTTCAACCATGTATCCTCCTCCCATGCCGGGTCAACATATGGCTCCTTATGGTGCACGATACCCTCCTCCACCTGGGGCACCACCTCAACCGGTGACTTCAAGTGAAGCACAACAGAATTATCCCCCTCCAGGAGTTCAATCCGAACACAATGTCTCTAACCAGTCCCTACAATCTAATATGTATGGTGGCTCCTCAGCACCAATGCCACCAAACGGCCAACACACTTATCCTGCTGCTTCGTATGGTTACTCATCTTACTACAATGCAGCTCCACCACCTCCGCCTCCCCCCGCCCATGTACCTGGATCAACTGCGGACCAATCTCAGAACATTGGTAACGTTCCATGGGCCACGAGTGCTCCGGTTCCCCCTCATGCTTCTTCTGCGGAAAGGACAACTTACGGTGCAGATGCAGAGTATGAGAAGTTCATGTCAGAAATGAAATGA
- the LOC126626770 gene encoding PLAT domain-containing protein 3-like, whose protein sequence is MTSFRFTVTLMVIALFFSTAAGNPHDKCVYTIYVKTGSIIKAGTDSKISMTLGDFSGRSVWVPDLRSWGLMGPHYDYFERGNVDVFSVRGPCMDAPVCRLTLTSNGFGAHAGWYCDHVEVTATGPNTACSKSMFYVQQWLSNDVAPYQMTATRDACNPWNVNAAAEQLGKDGKFVVEYPKRYA, encoded by the exons ATGACGAGTTTCCGCTTCACGGTGACCCTTATGGTGATCGCTCTCTTCTTCTCTACAGCAGCTGGAAATCCTCAT GACAAATGTGTgtacacaatttatgtaaagACGGGGTCGATCATCAAGGCGGGCACAGACTCAAAGATAAGCATGACACTCGGTGATTTCTCCGGCCGGTCTGTATGGGTGCCGGATCTTAGGTCATGGGGGCTAATGGGGCCACACTACGACTACTTTGAGCGTGGCAACGTGGACGTGTTTAGCGTACGTGGTCCATGCATGGATGCACCAGTGTGCCGGCTCACCCTCACctccaacgggtttggtgcaCACGCCGGGTGGTACTGCGATCATGTGGAGGTTACTGCCACGGGGCCTAACACTGCATGTTCGAAATCCATGTTCTATGTTCAACAATGGTTGTCCAACGATGTTGCTCCATATCAGATGACTGCAACTCGCGATGCGTGTAATCCGTGGAACGTCAATGCCGCTGCGGAGCAGCTGGGGAAAGATGGGAAGTTTGTTGTGGAGTATCCCAAAAGATATGCTTGA
- the LOC126627965 gene encoding putative F-box protein At1g65770, translating into MDRDWAALPTEILNLVVGRLETPKEFSFVCRSWCSAAKGIQTHCAVTTTPMMLISSDAENDKWHLYNPVTDKVLKTQLSLGRQLFCGSSKGWLIVVDEKRVVSPINPFLFGVGGRRDHEKSIIRLPPLGPADLNRPPHRGDYFVYKATISEDPILNADNCIVMVMFANMYKLAFIRLNKDSNWTYVPETETVEQRRFFIAEVVTVEERFYLVDYFRQLYSLDVATQSVSPVKVVLGGFVVDDNYICKEYLVVCNEKTMLIVRRCMDHYDDHETKTKRFRVFELNISKGECTEKNTLGDVALFLGNNSSISVCASKSGYRANCIYFIHGHLVVEGGLGPSGAFDYGVYNVEEKRLLENPFHGDAGTLMSKTDVPPIWILPTYNL; encoded by the exons ATGGATCGAG ATTGGGCCGCGTTGCCGACagagattttaaatttagttgTAGGGAGACTGGAGACACCAAAAGAATTTAGCTTTGTTTGCAGGTCATGGTGTTCGGCTGCAAAGGGTATACAGACCCATTGTGCCGTCACGACAACTCCGATGATGTTGATTTCTTCTGATGCAGAGAATGATAAGTGGCATTTATACAATCCGGTGACCGACAAGGTTCTTAAAACCCAATTGAGTTTGGGAAGACAACTATTCTGTGGGTCTTCAAAAGGATGGTTAATTGTTGTGGATGAGAAACGTGTTGTGTCACCGATAAATCCATTCCTTTTTGGTGTTGGAGGGAGAAGAGATCATGAAAAGTCAATAATTCGCCTTCCTCCGCTAGGCCCTGCAGATTTGAATCGGCCTCCTCATCGTGGAGATTATTTTGTCTACAAGGCTACAATTTCAGAAGATCCAATACTAAATGCCGACAACTGCATTGTTATGGTCATGTTTGCGAACATGTACAAATTGGCTTTTATTCGACTTAACAAAGACAGTAATTGGACTTATGTCCCTGAAACGGAAACGGTTGAGCAAAGAAGGTTTTTTATCGCTGAAGTTGTTACAGTTGAAGAGAGATTTTATCTTGTTGATTATTTCCGTCAACTCTATTCTTTGGATGTTGCTACTCAGTCTGTGTCACCTGTGAAAGTGGTTTTAGGCGGATTTGTAGTCGATGACAACTATATTTGCAAGGAATATCTTGTGGTTTGTAATGAGAAAACAATGCTGATCGTTCGAAGGTGCATGGACCATTATGACGATCATGAGACAAAGACAAAAAGATTCAGAGTCTTTGAACTAAATATCAGCAAGGGTGAGTGCACGGAGAAGAACACTTTAGGTGACGTTGCTTTGTTTCTGGGAAACAACTCTTCAATATCTGTTTGTGCTTCAAAGTCGGGATATCGAGCGAATTGCATATACTTCATTCATGGTCATCTTGTGGTTGAAGGAGGCCTTGGACCAAGTGGAGCTTTTGATTATGGTGTCTACAACGTCGAGGAAAAGAGGCTTTTGGAAAATCCGTTCCACGGAGATGCTGGGACTCTGATGAGCAAGACCGATGTACCTCCGATATGGATTCTACCAACTTATAATTTGTAG
- the LOC126618935 gene encoding uncharacterized protein LOC126618935 isoform X1, with protein MDNDDPSHRRRRFIPRVQPRKKLGSTAPTPDVGDGGDGGQETRQVQTLPSQHNVSSLSQERRRGVEKKSSLQVAFGPGGAGASSTSIRTFGAAKDGNDGKSGRVVLKDSDDDEQNLSTLRSASTEAETDVTMEDAIDPEAEPLQGVKNTECWDYENTYYPTTLPLRQPNSGDPEILNENEFGEDAEKEYDENTINPASELGLLEEKEQAKLLFIQLPSILPSTSKPAATAKGKEKVGSSTSLESTGAPEKGCSLEELPAGYMGKMLVSKSGKVKLRLGDTFYDVAPGSDSKFDQDVAVANTVEKKCTVLGELRQRAVVIPDVDSLLNVINRN; from the exons ATGGACAACGACGATCCCTCTCACCGTCGCAGAAGG TTCATTCCCAGAGTCCAGCCACGCAAGAAGCTTGGATCAACTGCCCCCACTCC CGACGTCGGTGACGGCGGCGATGGTGGTCAAGAAACTCGCCAGGTCCAGACTCTGCCGAGTCAGCACAATGTAAGCTCGCTCTCT CAGGAGAGAAGACGGGGAGTCGAAAAGAAAT CTTCACTGCAAGTTGCATTTGGTCCTGGAGGAGCAGGTGCGTCCTCAACTTCTATCAGAACATTTGGAGCTGCAAAGGACGGCAATGATGGTAAAAGCGGCAGGGTAGTTCTCAAAGACTCTGATGATGATGAGCAAAACCTCTCAACTCTTCGTTCAGCCTCTACTGAAGCTGAAACAGATGTAACCATGGAAGATGCTATCGATCCAGAAGCAGAACCACTTCAGGGTGTCAAGAATACAGAATGTTGG GATTATGAGAACACATACTATCCTACTACTCTCCCTCTCAGGCAACCCAACTCTGGAGACCCAG AAATCCTTAATGAGAATGAATTTGGGGAGGATGCTGAAAAAGAGTATGATGAGAACACTATAAACCCTGCTTCAGAACTCGGGCTGCTG GAGGAAAAAGAGCAAGCGAAGTTGTTATTCATTCAACTTCCTTCCATTTTGCCATCGACATCGAAGCCAGCAGCTACTGCAAAGGGCAAAGAGAAAGTTGGAAGCTCAACATCACTGGAGAGCACAGGTGCTCCAGAGAAGGGATGCAGTTTGGAAGAGTTGCCTGCCGGATATATGGGTAAAATGCTAGTTTCCAAGAGCGGAAAAGTCAAGCTGAGGCTAGGAGATACCTTCTATGAT GTTGCACCTGGTTCAGATAGCAAGTTTGATCAAGATGTTGCGGTAGCCAACACTGTAGAGAAGAAATGCACCGTTCTCGGAGAGCTACGCCAGCGAGCTGTTGTAATTCCTGATGTGGATTCCCTCCTAAATGTGATTAACAGGAATTGA
- the LOC126618926 gene encoding uncharacterized protein LOC126618926, translated as MMFGGRSMGGGGGGGSVFRTVSRAAVTRTVAGGPPIQEPLSSSSSSPATANTTTTTSTSRHTQKPSSSHNLSLSSPTSPFASCNNPLASNCGTPGWPSSPRLDDFDWVTVDNGISSEDDERVSHGFLDDFVLGPVPSKDEVHSAVSALQQVISPFIRDKFGSESDRAVDDQITSASAGFVHPASSAGLELDWMEPSACLSNNSKMLQSYGSERVYDAFHLLQTESSVQRMVISLSSDRAVWDAVMNNEVVRELRESFYADEDNKSESPDENSDDNDKATNIVKWIFQNTMAKVMEAVEKITKIIGDLFQPPSRENAKAEPSNRFEDRLKKSFMLSVVVLLIVVVTRTHKA; from the exons ATGATGTTTGGTGGAAGAAGCATGggcggaggaggtggaggaggaaGCGTGTTTAGGACTGTGAGTAGGGCAGCAGTCACCAGAACTGTTGCTGGTGGCCCACCAATTCAAGAacccctttcttcttcttccagttCTCCTGCTACTGCGaataccaccaccaccacttccACTTCTAGGCACACCCAGAAGCCCAGTTCTTCCcacaacctctctctctcctcacccACCTCACCTTTTGCCTCGTGCAATAATCCTCTGGCTTCCAATTGTGGCACGCCCGGCTGGCCTTCTTCCCCTCGCCTTGATGATTTTGATTGGGTGACTGTGGATAATGGCATCAGCAGTGAGGATGATGAGAGAGTTTCACATGGGTTTCTTGATGATTTTGTTCTTGGACCTGTTCCTTCCAAGGATGAAGTTCACAGTGCTGTCTCTGCCCTTCAACA GGTTATCAGTCCCTTCATCAGGGATAAGTTTGGTTCTGAGTCAGACAGAGCTGTGGATGATCAAATTACAAGTGCTTCTGCTGGGTTTGTGCACCCAGCATCTTCAGCTGGGTTAGAATTAGATTGGATGGAGCCTTCTGCCTGTCTTTCTAATAATTCAAAGATGTTGCAGTCCTATGGTTCTGAAAGAGTTTACGATGCTTTCCATCTCTTGCAGACCGAGTCTTCTGTGCAG AGAATGGTGATCTCATTGTCATCTGATAGAGCAGTTTGGGATGCGGTGATGAACAACGAGGTGGTGCGGGAGCTCCGGGAATCTTTCTATGCAG ATGAAGACAATAAATCCGAGAGTCCAGATGAGAATTCTGATGATAACGATAAAGCAACAAACATTGTCAAGTGGATCTTTCAAAATACCATGGCAAAAGTCATGGAAGCAGTCGAGAAAATTACAAAGATCATCGGCGACTTATTTCAACCTCCAAGCAGGGAAAACGCGAAAGCAGAACCCAGCAATCGCTTTGAGGACAGGCTGAAAAAATCGTTCATGCTCTCCGTTGTGGTCCTGTTGATTGTGGTGGTTACTCGAACCCACAAGGCCTGA